The following proteins come from a genomic window of Dysidea avara chromosome 12, odDysAvar1.4, whole genome shotgun sequence:
- the LOC136240425 gene encoding cation-independent mannose-6-phosphate receptor-like isoform X1, with the protein MRHMMHICTLLLLVCFAILNMLLFSMATSQCKKQTTCSCQLDDWKGSLITLHDLVRGRSSARFHVLSHDQRFISDTYDFYYNPCVDYTIPTGNNGCDRVAMCQVSRNSGNGFSLGKTNDVQFKYDKGSVFAVYENIKSNDGYTRTTEIELVCDKTIYGRLEFIVEYSRRGYIFKLYSMCACPGRCGNSAISSCENIDACTCWEPNAIDRFNLHPLDSGSNPMQYKYSSTEIIYYNPCSPVISPQCLNQSVCMETKDGLVGYGSAISGTFVDNGNVTLQYTNHDRSSIITLICNKSHERLFEIEYVDDYILKASLTSKCACNATCHSTISHPLQCVLAGDGCSCTVKESGTTYDLYKLDKEYSPMKVTDYNNHTYYYTPCGGLEYDVIGCQGAACQLSPSLNLRPLSLGAVRPASASVSSSTGDLVIHYVGGDEGRSFDVIIICDLNVTTDPILTTNGVMILEGSLHYKFVLTTGEGCPQWLSD; encoded by the coding sequence CAGCCTGATTACCTTACATGATCTGGTTAGAGGTAGATCCAGTGCACGCTTCCACGTTCTCAGTCATGATCAACGATTCATTTCAGATACATACGACTTCTACTACAACCCTTGTGTTGATTACACTATACCAACAGGAAACAATGGGTGTGACCGTGTAGCAATGTGCCAAGTGTCTCGAAATAGTGGTAATGGTTTCAGCTTGGGCAAAACCAATGATGTACAATTTAAGTATGATAAGGGGAGTGTCTTTGCAGTTTATGAGAACATCAAATCTAATGATGGCTACACGCGTACAACTGAAATTGAGTTAGTCTGTGATAAGACCATATATGGCAGGTTGGAGTTTATTGTTGAATACAGTCGGCGTGGTTATATATTTAAGTTGTATTCCATGTGTGCCTGTCCTGGGAGATGTGGTAATAGTGCCATCAGTAGTTGTGAGAACATTGATGCTTGTACTTGTTGGGAACCAAATGCAATTGACCGATTTAATCTCCATCCTCTTGATAGTGGGTCTAACCCCATGCAATACAAATATTCATCAACAGAAATAATTTACTATAACCCTTGTTCCCCTGTGATCTCCCCACAATGTTTAAATCAGTCTGTGTGTATGGAAACTAAAGATGGGCTTGTCGGATATGGTTCTGCTATCagtggaacatttgttgataaTGGAAACGTTACCCTGCAGTATACCAATCATGATAGGAGTTCCATCATTACATTGATATGTAACAAAAGTCATGAACGGTTGTTTGAAATAGAATATGTTGATGATTATATTTTGAAAGCCTCGTTAACCAGTAAGTGTGCCTGCAATGCAACATGTCATAGTACTATCTCTCATCCTCTTCAGTGTGTTCTGGCTGGTGATGGTTGTTCCTGCACAGTAAAGGAAAGTGGCACAACATATGATCTTTACAAACTGGATAAGGAATATTCTCCCATGAAAGTCACAGATTACAATAACCACACATATTATTACACACCTTGTGGTGGATTGGAGTATGATGTCATTGGCTGTCAAGGAGCTGCTTGTCAACTATCTCCGTCACTTAACTTGAGACCATTGTCATTGGGAGCTGTCCGTCCTGCTAGTGCCAGTGTCTCCTCGTCAACTGGTGATCTTGTGATCCACTATGTTGGAGGAGATGAGGGTAGATCATTTGATGTGATCATCATCTGTGATTTAAATGTTACTACTGATCCTATACTCACTACTAATGGAGTAATGATACTAGAAGGAAGTCTTCATTATAAGTTTGTGTTAACTACAGGTGAAGGATGTCCTCAGTGGTTAAGTGACTAA
- the LOC136240425 gene encoding cation-independent mannose-6-phosphate receptor-like isoform X2 yields MRHMMHICTLLLLVCFAILNMLLFSMATSQCKKQTTCSCQLDDWKGSLITLHDLVRDTYDFYYNPCVDYTIPTGNNGCDRVAMCQVSRNSGNGFSLGKTNDVQFKYDKGSVFAVYENIKSNDGYTRTTEIELVCDKTIYGRLEFIVEYSRRGYIFKLYSMCACPGRCGNSAISSCENIDACTCWEPNAIDRFNLHPLDSGSNPMQYKYSSTEIIYYNPCSPVISPQCLNQSVCMETKDGLVGYGSAISGTFVDNGNVTLQYTNHDRSSIITLICNKSHERLFEIEYVDDYILKASLTSKCACNATCHSTISHPLQCVLAGDGCSCTVKESGTTYDLYKLDKEYSPMKVTDYNNHTYYYTPCGGLEYDVIGCQGAACQLSPSLNLRPLSLGAVRPASASVSSSTGDLVIHYVGGDEGRSFDVIIICDLNVTTDPILTTNGVMILEGSLHYKFVLTTGEGCPQWLSD; encoded by the exons CAGCCTGATTACCTTACATGATCTGGTTAGAG ATACATACGACTTCTACTACAACCCTTGTGTTGATTACACTATACCAACAGGAAACAATGGGTGTGACCGTGTAGCAATGTGCCAAGTGTCTCGAAATAGTGGTAATGGTTTCAGCTTGGGCAAAACCAATGATGTACAATTTAAGTATGATAAGGGGAGTGTCTTTGCAGTTTATGAGAACATCAAATCTAATGATGGCTACACGCGTACAACTGAAATTGAGTTAGTCTGTGATAAGACCATATATGGCAGGTTGGAGTTTATTGTTGAATACAGTCGGCGTGGTTATATATTTAAGTTGTATTCCATGTGTGCCTGTCCTGGGAGATGTGGTAATAGTGCCATCAGTAGTTGTGAGAACATTGATGCTTGTACTTGTTGGGAACCAAATGCAATTGACCGATTTAATCTCCATCCTCTTGATAGTGGGTCTAACCCCATGCAATACAAATATTCATCAACAGAAATAATTTACTATAACCCTTGTTCCCCTGTGATCTCCCCACAATGTTTAAATCAGTCTGTGTGTATGGAAACTAAAGATGGGCTTGTCGGATATGGTTCTGCTATCagtggaacatttgttgataaTGGAAACGTTACCCTGCAGTATACCAATCATGATAGGAGTTCCATCATTACATTGATATGTAACAAAAGTCATGAACGGTTGTTTGAAATAGAATATGTTGATGATTATATTTTGAAAGCCTCGTTAACCAGTAAGTGTGCCTGCAATGCAACATGTCATAGTACTATCTCTCATCCTCTTCAGTGTGTTCTGGCTGGTGATGGTTGTTCCTGCACAGTAAAGGAAAGTGGCACAACATATGATCTTTACAAACTGGATAAGGAATATTCTCCCATGAAAGTCACAGATTACAATAACCACACATATTATTACACACCTTGTGGTGGATTGGAGTATGATGTCATTGGCTGTCAAGGAGCTGCTTGTCAACTATCTCCGTCACTTAACTTGAGACCATTGTCATTGGGAGCTGTCCGTCCTGCTAGTGCCAGTGTCTCCTCGTCAACTGGTGATCTTGTGATCCACTATGTTGGAGGAGATGAGGGTAGATCATTTGATGTGATCATCATCTGTGATTTAAATGTTACTACTGATCCTATACTCACTACTAATGGAGTAATGATACTAGAAGGAAGTCTTCATTATAAGTTTGTGTTAACTACAGGTGAAGGATGTCCTCAGTGGTTAAGTGACTAA
- the LOC136240425 gene encoding cation-independent mannose-6-phosphate receptor-like isoform X3: MCQVSRNSGNGFSLGKTNDVQFKYDKGSVFAVYENIKSNDGYTRTTEIELVCDKTIYGRLEFIVEYSRRGYIFKLYSMCACPGRCGNSAISSCENIDACTCWEPNAIDRFNLHPLDSGSNPMQYKYSSTEIIYYNPCSPVISPQCLNQSVCMETKDGLVGYGSAISGTFVDNGNVTLQYTNHDRSSIITLICNKSHERLFEIEYVDDYILKASLTSKCACNATCHSTISHPLQCVLAGDGCSCTVKESGTTYDLYKLDKEYSPMKVTDYNNHTYYYTPCGGLEYDVIGCQGAACQLSPSLNLRPLSLGAVRPASASVSSSTGDLVIHYVGGDEGRSFDVIIICDLNVTTDPILTTNGVMILEGSLHYKFVLTTGEGCPQWLSD, translated from the coding sequence ATGTGCCAAGTGTCTCGAAATAGTGGTAATGGTTTCAGCTTGGGCAAAACCAATGATGTACAATTTAAGTATGATAAGGGGAGTGTCTTTGCAGTTTATGAGAACATCAAATCTAATGATGGCTACACGCGTACAACTGAAATTGAGTTAGTCTGTGATAAGACCATATATGGCAGGTTGGAGTTTATTGTTGAATACAGTCGGCGTGGTTATATATTTAAGTTGTATTCCATGTGTGCCTGTCCTGGGAGATGTGGTAATAGTGCCATCAGTAGTTGTGAGAACATTGATGCTTGTACTTGTTGGGAACCAAATGCAATTGACCGATTTAATCTCCATCCTCTTGATAGTGGGTCTAACCCCATGCAATACAAATATTCATCAACAGAAATAATTTACTATAACCCTTGTTCCCCTGTGATCTCCCCACAATGTTTAAATCAGTCTGTGTGTATGGAAACTAAAGATGGGCTTGTCGGATATGGTTCTGCTATCagtggaacatttgttgataaTGGAAACGTTACCCTGCAGTATACCAATCATGATAGGAGTTCCATCATTACATTGATATGTAACAAAAGTCATGAACGGTTGTTTGAAATAGAATATGTTGATGATTATATTTTGAAAGCCTCGTTAACCAGTAAGTGTGCCTGCAATGCAACATGTCATAGTACTATCTCTCATCCTCTTCAGTGTGTTCTGGCTGGTGATGGTTGTTCCTGCACAGTAAAGGAAAGTGGCACAACATATGATCTTTACAAACTGGATAAGGAATATTCTCCCATGAAAGTCACAGATTACAATAACCACACATATTATTACACACCTTGTGGTGGATTGGAGTATGATGTCATTGGCTGTCAAGGAGCTGCTTGTCAACTATCTCCGTCACTTAACTTGAGACCATTGTCATTGGGAGCTGTCCGTCCTGCTAGTGCCAGTGTCTCCTCGTCAACTGGTGATCTTGTGATCCACTATGTTGGAGGAGATGAGGGTAGATCATTTGATGTGATCATCATCTGTGATTTAAATGTTACTACTGATCCTATACTCACTACTAATGGAGTAATGATACTAGAAGGAAGTCTTCATTATAAGTTTGTGTTAACTACAGGTGAAGGATGTCCTCAGTGGTTAAGTGACTAA